A genomic stretch from Tribolium castaneum strain GA2 chromosome 6, icTriCast1.1, whole genome shotgun sequence includes:
- the LOC662204 gene encoding zinc finger CCHC domain-containing protein 24: MVDLLSFFTDSDVLETRLRKMAPTANFLSQPTNSNHIGAQIETMNCSMLNTNWMQLSHQAEPFQPKLLSPTWSTFITPCVNYSPSQDTLSLSDLTEQFADLALDKRTLKRPPPSYMCHLCFQKGHYIKDCPKARPKGEGKTPYQGRKRCFGEFKCPKCKRKWMSGNSWANIGQDCIKCQINVYPHKQRPLEKPDGLDVSDQSKVHPQHLCQKCRELGFYCRRVLQ; this comes from the exons ATGGTCGATTTGTTGTCGTTTTTCACTGACTCTGATGTGCTTGAAACCAG GCTAAGAAAAATGGCCCCAACTGCTAACTTTCTTAGTCAACCGACGAATAGTAACCACATTGGGGCCCAAATCGAAACCATGAACTGTTCAATGCTCAACACCAATTGGATGCAACTCTCGCATCAGGCTGAACCCTTTCAG cCCAAGCTCTTGTCTCCGACTTGGAGCACTTTTATAACACCATGTGTCAACTACAGTCCATCGCAGGATACGCTCTCCCTGAGCGATCTTACGGAACAATTTGCTGATCTGGCTTTGGATAAACGCACTTTGAAAAGGCCACCACCGTCCTACATGTGCCATTTGTGCTTCCAGAAGGGACACTACATCAAAGATTGCCCCAAG GCGCGTCCTAAAGGCGAAGGCAAAACCCCTTATCAAGGCCGCAAACGTTGTTTTGGCGAATTTAAATGTCCCAAATGTAAGAGGAAGTGGATGAGCGGGAACTCGTGGGCGAATATTGGCCAAGATTGCATCAAATGCCAAATTAATGTGTATCCGCATAAACAG CGACCTTTGGAGAAACCGGACGGGCTGGACGTTTCGGACCAATCGAAGGTGCATCCTCAGCACCTGTGCCAGAAGTGCCGCGAGTTGGGGTTTTACTGCAGGAGGGTGCTGCAGTAA
- the LOC662169 gene encoding cyclin-dependent kinase-like 4 isoform X1, with the protein MDKYEQISVVGEGSYGLVMKCRHKETDQIVAIKKFLETEEDATIRKMALREIRMLKRLKHENLVTMIEVFRHRKRFFLVFEFLEGTVLDELEKMPGGLGDERCRERIYQVTRAINYCHSNNIIHRDVKPENVLVSSLGVVKLCDFGFARLVCISGEPCTEYVATRWYRAPELLVGESNYGAPVDIWAIGCLFAEMMTGDPLFPGESDIDQLYLIVKMLGKPCHRHQHLMSRSSHLRGMIKSASSETDLGKLFPSWSLFALDFLASCMKMDPHERSTSEELLKSSYFTHDRFPQKFLPALREKVNTEFNNNPLLRKYKTEILMSTDKKEETKRRGGDQIKWRFSLAEGSIKRKYSYDVFNESDKNLISLSKTSQRLNVVQKSGQKPQKPSGSNAEMQMLEKSLESLAKFSERPVSARKDSPLPPSPPEFQSLQQFSDFNKSPNVLHPSINNISFNRDPPKKSPNLLQSLTVKSNLNQVPLLTNPRTQFLKKIESSVTSDPPWLGFPKKNKEQKARNDVFTLPNLPGATGSPNKNRKKGEAELNITVTPAYRYKKAKRKLNILDISLPLSVKEKGDV; encoded by the exons ATGGACAAATACGAGCAAATTTCGGTCGTTGGGGAAGGCTCTTACGGCCTGGTGATGAAGTGCAGGCACAAGGAAACCGACCAAATCGTCGCTATTAAAAAGTTCCTCGAAACCGAAGAGGACGCTACAATCCGCAAAATGGCCCTGCGAGAAATTCGCATGCTCAAA AGACTGAAACATGAAAATCTCGTCACAATGATCGAGGTTTTCCGCCACCGGAAGCGCTTTTTCCTCGTTTTTGAGTTTCTGGAAGGGACGGTTTTAGACGAGCTGGAGAAAATGCCCGGAGGGCTGGGAGATGAGCGGTGTCGGGAGAGGATATACCAAGTCACCAGAGCCATCAACTACTGTCACAGCAAtaac attattcaTCGTGACGTGAAACCGGAAAACGTGCTAGTTTCCTCCCTCGGCGTTGTGAAACTTTGCGATTTTGGTTTCGCGCGTCTTGTGTGCATCTCGGGGGAGCCTTGCACCGAGTACGTGGCCACCAGGTGGTACCGTGCCCCTGAACTCCTGGTGGGCGAGTCAAACTATGGCGCCCCGGTCGATATTTGGGCCATTGGCTGCCTCTTCGCCGAGATGATGACCGGAGACCCGTTGTTTCCCGGTGAGAGTGACATCGATCAACTGTACCTCATCGTCAAAATGTTGG gCAAACCCTGCCACAGGCACCAACACCTCATGTCCAGGAGTTCGCACCTCCGTGGAATGATCAAATCAGCGTCCAGTGAGACGGACTTGGGCAAACTCTTCCCCAGCTGGTCGCTCTTCGCCCTCGACTTCCTGGCCTCTTGCATGAAAATGGACCCCCACGAGAGATCCACGTCGGAGGAGTTGTTGAAAAGTAGTTATTTCACCCATGATAGGTTCCCCCAGAAGTTTTTACCAGCGTTACGCGAGAAGGTCAACACCGAATTTAACAATAACCCACTTTTGCGGAAATACAAGACTGAGATTTTGATGTCAACGGACAAGAAAGAAGAGACAAAACGACGGGGAGGCGACCAAATCAAGTGGCGCTTTAGCCTGGCTGAGGGAAGCATCAAGCGGAAATATAGTTACGACGTTTTCAACGAAAGTGATAAGAACTTGATTAGTTTATCGAAAACAAGCCAGAGACTTAACGTGGTGCAAAAATCCGGTCAAAAACCCCAAAAACCGAGCGGTAGCAACGCCGAAATGcaaatgcttgaaaaatcgCTCGAAAGTTTGGCCAAGTTCAGTGAGCGTCCAGTCTCGGCCCGGAAAGACAGTCCCTTGCCCCCATCGCCCCCCGAATTCCAGTCCTTGCAACAGTTCAGTGACTTTAATAAATCCCCCAATGTCTTGCACCCCAGCATCAACAACATTAGTTTCAACAGAGACCCCCCGAAAAAATCCCCCAACTTGTTGCAAAGTTTAACAGTGAAATCGAACTTGAATCAAGTGCCCCTATTGACAAATCCCCGGactcagtttttgaaaaaaatcgagagTAGTGTGACGTCAGATCCCCCGTGGCTGGGATTCCCCAAGAAAAATAAGGAGCAAAAGGCGCGAAACGATGTCTTCACGCTTCCAAATTTACCTGGAG CTACAGGGAGTCCGAATAAAAACCGGAAGAAGGGGGAAGCGGAGCTGAACATCACCGTGACTCCA GCCTACAGATATAAGAAAGCAAAACGGAAACTCAATATTTTGGATATTTCGCTCCCTTTGTCTGTTAAGGAGAAAGgagatgtttaa
- the Rack1 gene encoding small ribosomal subunit protein RACK1: MSETLQLKGTLLGHNGWITQIATNPKYPDLILSASRDKTLIVWKLTRDETCYGVPQKRLYGHSHFISDVVLSSDGNYALSGSWDKTLRLWDLAAGKTTRRFEDHTKDVLSVAFSVDNRQIVSGSRDKTIKLWNTLAECKYTIQDDGHSDWVSCVRFSPNHSNPIIVSAGWDRMVKVWNLTNCRLKINHSGHTGYLNTVTVSPDGSLCASGGKDCKAMLWDLNDGKHLHTLDHNDIITALCFSPNRYWLCAAFGPSIKIWDLESKEMVEELRPEVVSQPLSKAEPPQCLSLAWSTDGQTLFAGYSDNTIRVWQVSISAH; the protein is encoded by the exons ATGTCCGAAACCCTTCAATTGAAAGGCACCCTTTTGGGGCACAACGGCTGGATTACGCAAATTGCGACCAACCCCAAATACCCCGACTTGATTTTGTCCGCGTCTCGAG aCAAGACTTTGATCGTATGGAAACTGACACGTGACGAGACATGCTACGGGGTGCCCCAGAAGCGTTTGTACGGCCATTCCCATTTTATTTCTGACGTTGTCCTGTCGAGCGACGGTAATTACGCCCTTTCTGGCTCATGGGACAAGACCTTGCGTTTGTGGGACTTGGCTGCTGGGAAAACAACGCGTCGATTTGAGGACCATACCAAG GATGTCTTAAGTGTGGCTTTCTCGGTTGATAACCGCCAAATCGTGTCAGGATCCCGCGACAAGACCATCAAATTGTGGAACACTTTGGCCGAGTGCAAGTATACCATCCAGGACGATGGCCACTCTGATTGG GTTTCTTGCGTGCGATTTTCGCCCAACCACTCGAACCCCATCATCGTGTCGGCGGGTTGGGACCGCATGGTCAAAGTATGGAACTTGACCAACTGCCGCCTCAAGATCAACCATTCAGGTCACACCGGTTATTTGAACACTGTGACTGTTTCTCCTGATGGTAGCTTGTGTGCAAGTGGCGGTAAAGATTGCAAAGCAATGCTTTGGGATCTTAACGATGGCAAACACTTGCACACACTTGACCATAATGATATCATCACGGCTTTGTGCTTTTCGCCAAACAG GTATTGGTTGTGTGCCGCTTTTGGACCCTCTATCAAGATCTGGGATTTGGAGAGCAAGGAAATGGTTGAGGAACTTAGACCAGAAGTTGTCTCGCAACCGCTTAGCAAGGCTGAACCACCACAGTGTCTTTCGCTTGCGTGGTCGACAGATGGGCAAACTTTGTTTGCTGGCTATTCTGATAATACTATCAGGGTGTGGCAAGTTAGCATTTCTGCCCACTAA
- the hgo gene encoding homogentisate 1,2-dioxygenase: MIFYADTSERRIQFLSSCYHTMSTLKYLSGFGSEFSSEDPRCPNSLPKGQNSPQKCPYGLYAEQLSGSAFTAPRCENRRSWLYRIRPSVGHKPFSPFPGVNVTHNWTETEPDPNQMRWNPFDLPKPGENVDFVSGLNTVAGAGDPKTKQGLAIHIYSANKSMKDRCLYNSDGDFLIVPQTGILKITTEFGKMQVAPNEICVIQQGMRFSVEIEEPSRGYILEVFGQHFTLPDLGPIGANGLANPRDFLTPVACYEDRNVAKYEVVAKYQGKLFVCEQDHSPFDVVAWHGNYVPYKYDLARFNVINSVSFDHCDPSIFTVLTCQSEKKGTAIADFVIFPPRWSVQEHTFRPPYYHRNCMSEFMGLIFGEYEAKRGSFRPGGATLHSIMTPHGPDFNCFEAASVEVLKPARVADGTQAFMFESCLGLAVTKWGAKTCQKLDPEYYQCWQGLKSHFTGPK; the protein is encoded by the exons ATGATATTTTATGCTGATACGAGCGAAAGAAGAATTCAGTTTTTATCCAGCTGTTATCACACCATGTCCACACTCAAG TATTTGAGCGGTTTCGGGTCCGAATTTTCCTCGGAAGACCCCAGATGCCCCAACTCACTCCCGAAAGGGCAAAACAGCCCACAAAAGTGCCCATATGGGTTGTACGCCGAGCAATTGTCCGGGAGCGCCTTTACGGCACCCAGATGCGAAAACAGGAGGAGTTGGTTGTATAGAATCCGACCATCGGTGGGACACAAGCCCTTTTCGCCCTTTCCAGGGGTCAATGTTACGCACAACTGGACGGAAACAGAGCCCGACCCTAATCAG ATGCGATGGAATCCCTTCGACTTGCCCAAACCCGGCGAAAACGTTGATTTTGTCTCCGGTTTGAACACCGTCGCAGGGGCCGGGGACCCCAAAACCAAACAAGGCCTAGCTATTCACATTTATTCCGCTAATAAATCAATGAAAGACCGCTGTTTGTACAACTCGGacggcgattttttaatagtcCCCCAAACCGGGATTTTGAAAATCACGACCGAGTTTGGGAAAATGCAAGTGGCGCCGAACGAAATCTGCGTCATCCAGCAAGGGATGCGATTTTCGGTCGAAATTGAGGAACCGTCCCGTGGTTACATTTTGGAGGTGTTCGGGCAACACTTCACTCTCCCCGATTTGGGCCCAATTGGGGCGAATGGTTTGGCCAACCCCCGCGATTTTCTCACTCCTGTGGCATGTTACGAGGATCGTAATGTCGCAAAATACGAAGTCGTGGCCAAATACCAGGGCAAATTGTTTGTGTGTGAACAAGACCACAGCCCGTTTGACGTGGTGGCCTGGCACGGTAATTACGTGCCGTATAAGTACGACCTTGCCCGCTTTAATGTCATCAATTCGGTGTCTTTCGACCACTGTGACCCCTCGATTTTCACCGTCCTGACGTGTCAGTCTGAGAAAAAGGGCACGGCAATTGCCGATTTCGTGATTTTCCCGCCGCGTTGGTCCGTTCAGGAACATACGTTCAGGCCGCCTTACTACCACAGGAATTGCATGTCCGAGTTTATGGGGCTTATTTTCGGGGAGTATGAGGCGAAGAGAGGGAGTTTTAGGCCAGGAGGGGCCACTTTGCACAGTATTATGACTCCGCACGGGCCcgattttaattgttttgagGCGGCAAGTGTCGAGGTTTTGAAGCCGGCCAGAGTGGCTGATGGGACCCAGGCCTTCATGTTTGAGAGTTGTTTGGGGTTGGCTGTCACCAAGTGGGGGGCTAAGACGTGCCAGAAGCTGGACCCGGAGTACTACCAGTGCTGGCAAGGGCTCAAGAGCCACTTTACCGGCCCGAAATga
- the LOC662238 gene encoding tudor and KH domain-containing protein homolog, with the protein MKIIARSVTLALGLSVCGISGYLLYLLLKKDDDDDYTDTLSRSSKFKILEVPVHKDMVKVLIGRGGKNIKLIQEQSNTRINFKEREGQQEAICVIRGTIEACNIAENLVQEFVNNQPVLECEDVYVPQGCIARIIGRDGDRIREICCKSGAKVTVDDNRGAVNRRVSIKGTREQIVVAKSLIEEIVEQSHKTQVQIEASLAKREPRLPPKASESPKPVESPKVERISPVPGQPDAQFEVYVSAMVDPSRFWLQIVGPKATELDVLVEEMTEYYRKQENRESHILNKVTKGDLVAAVFQYDSKWYRAEVLSLSDDNPPQAELYYVDYGDTDLVPVEELYELRTDFLRLHFQAIECFLARVDPVGESWSVEAVDKFEEWTHVAQWKKLSAKINGYCVREKTRAKREGSPVPGVDLFDVNGEKDVDIAQELVNQGFAVFKRDVDLRPSSRATSVSNISVASSS; encoded by the exons ATGAA GATAATCGCAAGAAGTGTAACTTTGGCTTTGGGCTTATCAGTGTGCGGCATTTCGGGGTATTTGCTGTACCTCTTGCTCAAAAAAGACGACGATGACGATTACACTGACACCCTCAGCCGTAgctcaaaattcaaaatcctGGAAGTCCCAGTTCACAAAGACATGGTTAAAGTCCTCATTGGACGCGGGGGCAAAAACATCAAACTGATCCAAGAGCAGTCAAACACTCGCATCAACTTCAAAGAACGCGAAGGCCAACAGGAGGCAATTTGCGTGATTCGGGGCACAATTGAGGCCTGCAATATTGCGGAAAATTTGGTGCAAGAATTCGTAAACAACCAACCGGTGCTTGAATGTGAGGACGTTTACGTGCCTCAAGGCTGCATTGCCAGGATCATAGGGCGCGACGGCGACCGAATTCGCGAGATTTGCTGCAAATCGGGGGCGAAAGTGACAGTTGATGACAACAGGGGGGCTGTCAATAGACGGGTCTCAATCAAAGGGACGAGGGAACAAATCGTCGTTGCCAAATCATTGATTGAGGAGATCGTGGAGCAGTCGCACAAAACCCAAGTCCAGATTGAGGCAAGTCTGGCCAAGCGGGAGCCCCGGCTCCCCCCGAAGGCCAGCGAGAGCCCCAAGCCGGTGGAGAGCCCCAAAGTCGAAAGGATCTCTCCAGTTCCag gtcAACCGGACGCTCAATTCGAGGTGTATGTCTCGGCAATGGTGGACCCGTCCCGCTTCTGGCTCCAAATAGTGGGCCCCAAAGCGACGGAACTCGACGTTTTGGTCGAAGAAATGACCGAATACTACCGCAAGCAGGAAAATCGCGAATCCCACATTTTGAATAAAGTGACTAAAGGCGATCTTGTCGCTGCTGTGTTCCAATACGACAGCAAATGGTACCGGGCTGAAGTGCTCAGTCTGAGTGACGATAACCCGCCCCAAGCTGAACTCTACTATGTTGATTACGGGGACACGGATTTGGTCCCCGTTGAGGAATTGTACGAGTTGAGGACCGATTTCCTCCGACTGCATTTTCAAGCAATTGAGTGTTTTCTAGCACGAGTTG ATCCCGTGGGAGAGAGTTGGTCGGTGGAAGCCGTGGATAAATTCGAAGAGTGGACACATGTGGCGCAGTGGAAGAAACTGTCGGCGAAAATTAACGGATATTGTGTTAGGGAGAAGACGAGGGCGAAGCGCGAGGGCTCTCCGGTCCCCGGTGTTGATTTGTTCGATGTGAACGGTGAAAAGGACGTCGATATCGCACAAGAATTGGTTAATCAAGGGTTCGCTGTTTTTAAAAGAGACGTGGATTTGAGGCCGAGCAGTCGCGCCACGAGTGTTAGTAATATTAGTGTAGCTTCGAGTTCGTAG
- the mts gene encoding serine/threonine-protein phosphatase 2A catalytic subunit beta isoform gives MKSPQTQKPIKFRTPTSAVSILCDKPPQIPLAMDDKASCKELDQWIEQLNDCKQLSENQVKTLCDKAKEILSKESNVQEVRCPVTVCGDVHGQFHDLMELFRIGGRSPDTNYLFMGDYVDRGYYSVETVTLLVALKVRYKERITILRGNHESRQITQVYGFYDECLRKYGNANVWKFFTDLFDYLPLTALVDSQIFCLHGGLSPSIDTLDHIRALDRLQEVPHEGPMCDLLWSDPDDRGGWGISPRGAGYTFGQDISETFNHSNGLTLVSRAHQLVMEGYNWCHDRNVVTIFSAPNYCYRCGNQAAIMELDDALKYSFLQFDPAPRRGEPHVTRRTPDYFL, from the exons ATGAAAAGCCCCCAAACGCAAAAACCGATTAAATTTCGAACTCCGACGTCCGCTGTGTCAATATTATGCGACAAACCGCCCCAG ATACCGCTAGCAATGGATGATAAAGCGTCGTGTAAAGAACTGGATCAGTGGATAGAACAGTTAAATGACTGTAAGCAACTATCAGAAAATCAAGTAAAGACACTATGTGATAAG GCGAAAGAGATCCTGTCGAAGGAGTCGAACGTACAAGAAGTGCGATGTCCTGTAACCGTGTGCGGGGACGTCCACGGCCAATTCCACGACTTGATGGAGTTGTTCAGGATAGGAGGAAGGAGTCCCGACACGAATTACCTCTTCATGGGTGACTATGTAGACCGTGGTTATTATTCGGTGGAGACGGTGACACTCCTAGTAGCTCTCAAAGTTCGATATAAAGAAAGAATAACGATTCTAAGAGGTAACCACGAGTCGAGACAAATCACCCAAGTTTACGGTTTTTACGACGAGTGTTTGAGAAAATACGGAAACGCAAACGTTTGGAAATTCTTTACGgatttatttgattatttgCCTTTGACGGCGCTCGTCGATAGTCAAATTTTCTGTCTGCATGGAGGACTCAGTCCCAGCATTGATACCTTGGATCACATTAGGGCGTTAGATCGTTTGCAAGAG GTTCCTCATGAGGGGCCAATGTGCGACCTTTTGTGGTCGGACCCCGACGATCGCGGGGGCTGGGGTATTTCCCCCCGAGGGGCTGGTTACACCTTCGGTCAGGACATTTCCGAGACTTTCAATCATTCGAACGGTTTGACATTAGTTTCGCGTGCCCATCAGCTAGTTATGGAAGGTTACAATTGGTGTCACGACCGCAACGTCGTCACCATCTTTAGCGCCCCCAATTACTGTTACCGTTGCGGTAACCAAGCGGCTATCATGGAACTAGATGATGCCCTCAAATATTCATT CTTACAATTTGACCCAGCACCTCGTCGTGGGGAACCCCACGTGACGCGCAGGACACCCGATTACTTCTTGTAA
- the Caf1-55 gene encoding histone-binding protein RBBP4 — MGDKGDSETFDDAVEERVINEEYKIWKKNTPFLYDLVMTHALEWPSLTAQWLPDVTRPEGKDHSIHRLILGTHTSDEQNHLLIASVQLPNEDAQFDASHYDNEKGEFGGFGSVSGKIEIEIKINHEGEVNRARYMPQNPCVIATKTPSSDVLVFDYTKHPSKPDPNGECHPDLRLRGHQKEGYGLSWNPNLNGYLLSASDDHTICLWDINATPKENRIIDAKTIFTGHTAVVEDVAWHLLHESLFGSVADDQKLMIWDTRCNNTSKPSHTVDAHTAEVNCLSFNPYSEFILATGSADKTVALWDLRNLKLKLHSFESHKDEIFQVQWSPHNETILASSGTDRRLHVWDLSKIGEEQSPEDAEDGPPELLFIHGGHTAKISDFSWNPNEPWVICSVSEDNIMQVWQMAENIYNDEEPEQQADMETPAN, encoded by the exons ATGGGGGATAAGGGAGACTCCG AAACCTTCGACGACGCGGTCGAGGAGCGAGTCATCAACGAAGAGTACAAGATCTGGAAAAAAAACACCCCTTTTTTGTACGACCTTGTAATGACACATGCCCTCGAGTGGCCCTCTTTAACCGCCCAGTGGCTGCCCGATGTAACGCGCCCCGAGGGCAAAGACCACTCCATCCACCGCCTAATCCTCGGCACTCACACCTCCGACGAGCAAAACCACCTCCTGATCGCCAGCGTCCAGCTCCCGAACGAAGACGCTCAGTTCGATGCCTCGCACTATGATAACGAAAAGGGCGAGTTTGGCGGTTTTGGCTCAGTTTCGGGGAAAATTgagattgaaattaaaatcaacCACGAAGGAGAGGTGAACAGGGCTCGCTACATGCCCCAGAACCCGTGCGTTATAGCCACAAAAACCCCCTCAAGCGACGTGCTAGTGTTCGACTATACGAAGCACCCCAGCAAGCCTGACCCCAACGGGGAGTGCCACCCGGACCTGAGACTCCGGGGGCACCAGAAGGAGGGCTACGGGCTGTCCTGGAACCCCAACTTGAACGGCTATTTGCTCTCGGCCAGCGATGACCACACGATCTGTCTCTGGGACATTAACGCGACCCCGAAAGAGAACCGAATTATAGACGCGAAGACCATTTTTACGGGGCACACTGCCGTGGTGGAGGACGTCGCCTGGCACCTTCTGCACGAAAGTCTCTTCGGTTCGGTCGCAGACGACCAGAAATTGATGATTTGGGACACTAGGTGTAACAATACGAGCAAACCGTCGCACACTGTCGATGCACACACTGCTGAGGTTAACTGTCTCAGTTTCAACCCCTATTCGGAGTTTATTCTTGCAACTGGGAGCGCTGATAAGACTGTAGCTTTGTGGGATTTGAGGAATCTTAAGTTGAAATTGCACAGTTTTGAGTCGCACAAGGATGAGATTTTCCAAGTGCAGTGGAGCCCCCATAATGAGACTATTCTGGCGTCGTCGGGGACCGATCGCAGGCTGCATGTCTGGGATTTGAGCAAAATCGGAGAGGAGCAAAGTCCGGAGGATGCAGAGGATGGGCCTCCGGAGCTCCTCTTCATACATGGGGGCCACACGGCCAAAATTTCAG aTTTTAGTTGGAATCCCAACGAACCGTGGGTTATTTGTTCCGTGTCTGAGGATAATATTATGCAAGTGTGGCAAATGGCCGAGAATATTTATAACGATGAGGAGCCCGAGCAACAGGCCGATATGGAAACTCCAGCGAATTAg
- the LOC662169 gene encoding cyclin-dependent kinase-like 4 isoform X2, whose amino-acid sequence MDKYEQISVVGEGSYGLVMKCRHKETDQIVAIKKFLETEEDATIRKMALREIRMLKRLKHENLVTMIEVFRHRKRFFLVFEFLEGTVLDELEKMPGGLGDERCRERIYQVTRAINYCHSNNIIHRDVKPENVLVSSLGVVKLCDFGFARLVCISGEPCTEYVATRWYRAPELLVGESNYGAPVDIWAIGCLFAEMMTGDPLFPGESDIDQLYLIVKMLGKPCHRHQHLMSRSSHLRGMIKSASSETDLGKLFPSWSLFALDFLASCMKMDPHERSTSEELLKSSYFTHDRFPQKFLPALREKVNTEFNNNPLLRKYKTEILMSTDKKEETKRRGGDQIKWRFSLAEGSIKRKYSYDVFNESDKNLISLSKTSQRLNVVQKSGQKPQKPSGSNAEMQMLEKSLESLAKFSERPVSARKDSPLPPSPPEFQSLQQFSDFNKSPNVLHPSINNISFNRDPPKKSPNLLQSLTVKSNLNQVPLLTNPRTQFLKKIESSVTSDPPWLGFPKKNKEQKARNDVFTLPNLPGATGSPNKNRKKGEAELNITVTPRIQSSTSQKLSPSKNSSSFPMM is encoded by the exons ATGGACAAATACGAGCAAATTTCGGTCGTTGGGGAAGGCTCTTACGGCCTGGTGATGAAGTGCAGGCACAAGGAAACCGACCAAATCGTCGCTATTAAAAAGTTCCTCGAAACCGAAGAGGACGCTACAATCCGCAAAATGGCCCTGCGAGAAATTCGCATGCTCAAA AGACTGAAACATGAAAATCTCGTCACAATGATCGAGGTTTTCCGCCACCGGAAGCGCTTTTTCCTCGTTTTTGAGTTTCTGGAAGGGACGGTTTTAGACGAGCTGGAGAAAATGCCCGGAGGGCTGGGAGATGAGCGGTGTCGGGAGAGGATATACCAAGTCACCAGAGCCATCAACTACTGTCACAGCAAtaac attattcaTCGTGACGTGAAACCGGAAAACGTGCTAGTTTCCTCCCTCGGCGTTGTGAAACTTTGCGATTTTGGTTTCGCGCGTCTTGTGTGCATCTCGGGGGAGCCTTGCACCGAGTACGTGGCCACCAGGTGGTACCGTGCCCCTGAACTCCTGGTGGGCGAGTCAAACTATGGCGCCCCGGTCGATATTTGGGCCATTGGCTGCCTCTTCGCCGAGATGATGACCGGAGACCCGTTGTTTCCCGGTGAGAGTGACATCGATCAACTGTACCTCATCGTCAAAATGTTGG gCAAACCCTGCCACAGGCACCAACACCTCATGTCCAGGAGTTCGCACCTCCGTGGAATGATCAAATCAGCGTCCAGTGAGACGGACTTGGGCAAACTCTTCCCCAGCTGGTCGCTCTTCGCCCTCGACTTCCTGGCCTCTTGCATGAAAATGGACCCCCACGAGAGATCCACGTCGGAGGAGTTGTTGAAAAGTAGTTATTTCACCCATGATAGGTTCCCCCAGAAGTTTTTACCAGCGTTACGCGAGAAGGTCAACACCGAATTTAACAATAACCCACTTTTGCGGAAATACAAGACTGAGATTTTGATGTCAACGGACAAGAAAGAAGAGACAAAACGACGGGGAGGCGACCAAATCAAGTGGCGCTTTAGCCTGGCTGAGGGAAGCATCAAGCGGAAATATAGTTACGACGTTTTCAACGAAAGTGATAAGAACTTGATTAGTTTATCGAAAACAAGCCAGAGACTTAACGTGGTGCAAAAATCCGGTCAAAAACCCCAAAAACCGAGCGGTAGCAACGCCGAAATGcaaatgcttgaaaaatcgCTCGAAAGTTTGGCCAAGTTCAGTGAGCGTCCAGTCTCGGCCCGGAAAGACAGTCCCTTGCCCCCATCGCCCCCCGAATTCCAGTCCTTGCAACAGTTCAGTGACTTTAATAAATCCCCCAATGTCTTGCACCCCAGCATCAACAACATTAGTTTCAACAGAGACCCCCCGAAAAAATCCCCCAACTTGTTGCAAAGTTTAACAGTGAAATCGAACTTGAATCAAGTGCCCCTATTGACAAATCCCCGGactcagtttttgaaaaaaatcgagagTAGTGTGACGTCAGATCCCCCGTGGCTGGGATTCCCCAAGAAAAATAAGGAGCAAAAGGCGCGAAACGATGTCTTCACGCTTCCAAATTTACCTGGAG CTACAGGGAGTCCGAATAAAAACCGGAAGAAGGGGGAAGCGGAGCTGAACATCACCGTGACTCCA AGAATACAATCATCTACCTCACAAAAACTCTCACCATCCAAAAACTCGAGTAGTTTTCCTATGATGTGA